A genomic stretch from Erigeron canadensis isolate Cc75 chromosome 9, C_canadensis_v1, whole genome shotgun sequence includes:
- the LOC122581055 gene encoding uncharacterized protein LOC122581055 — MGIEAMKELSWFSPIWRSSRKSTALDPERPVIGIMSFEVSRLMTKVANIWQCLSDNKMSRLREELTNSLGTRKLVSDDYGYLMQLALIEIVDNIKCVAEAVARLGKKCTDPVYRNLEHIFDNPLKIDINWCGWEYKLKKMEKRVKKMQRFAAVNSQLCEELEVLCELENGLKRMQDSNANQMKLNEFEKKVLWQREEVAGLREMSTWVRSYDYIVRLLLRSLFTIIQRVKVLFGMSTQIGSPKVSDYPEGRCFVRSNSISALSVYPSGNIIQRSASNLGDKPKRRLQTHYPRQAFCGTHTPVKSRSLAQIGPLRKCMTSDLDSPKTNGTIQSASVLLDSKKRFSKGQNSKKPTLGDAALALHYAKVIIFIERLAISPHLISPESREDLYHMLTTSIKNSLREKLSIFSKSDASKVYNRDLAQSWSSSMQKILDWLTPLAHNMIKWHSERNFEKQQMGSGGNVLLVNTLHYADQVKSEEAITDLVLALHYISRFGREVNDKAFMESACGTDCDDYMLHNHKLASLALYD; from the coding sequence atgGGGATCGAGGCAATGAAAGAATTATCATGGTTTAGTCCTATTTGGAGGTCCTCACGGAAGTCGACAGCCTTGGACCCAGAAAGGCCCGTTATTGGAATAATGTCATTTGAAGTCTCCAGATTGATGACTAAAGTAGCTAATATATGGCAGTGTCTGAGCGATAATAAAATGTCACGATTACGAGAAGAGCTCACTAACTCCCTTGGGACACGAAAGCTCGTTTCAGACGATTATGGTTATCTCATGCAGCTTGCATTGATTGAGATTGTTGATAATATTAAGTGTGTTGCAGAAGCAGTTGCTAGGCTTGGGAAAAAGTGCACAGATCCAGTCTATCGTAATCTTGAACACATTTTCGATAACCCCTTGAAGATTGATATAAATTGGTGTGGTTGGGAGTATAAGCTAAAGAAAATGGAGAAACGGGTTAAAAAGATGCAGAGATTTGCTGCGGTTAATTCACAATTATGTGAAGAGCTTGAAGTATTGTGTGAGCTTGAAAACGGGCTGAAAAGAATGCAAGATAGTAatgcaaatcaaatgaaattgaatgaatttgaaaagaaagttTTGTGGCAACGTGAAGAAGTTGCTGGTTTGCGTGAAATGTCTACCTGGGTTCGATCTTATGATTACATTGTAAGGTTACTTCTTAGATCTCTTTTCACTATAATCCAGCGAGTGAAGGTTCTTTTTGGAATGTCAACCCAAATTGGATCTCCTAAAGTAAGTGATTACCCAGAAGGTCGCTGTTTTGTTCGCAGTAATTCCATTTCTGCCCTTTCTGTTTATCCCTCTGGAAATATTATTCAGAGGTCGGCGTCAAATCTTGGAGATAAACCAAAAAGGAGACTTCAAACTCACTACCCGCGACAAGCCTTTTGTGGGACGCACACCCCCGTGAAATCAAGAAGTTTGGCTCAAATTGGACCTCTAAGAAAATGCATGACATCTGATCTTGATTCTCCTAAAACCAATGGTACAATTCAATCCGCTTCCGTGTTACTTGATTCCAAGAAAAGATTTTCAAAAGGTCAAAATAGTAAGAAACCAACACTAGGTGATGCAGCTTTAGCTCTACATTATGCGAAGGTGATCATATTTATCGAGAGATTAGCCATCTCACCACACTTAATTAGTCCCGAATCACGTGAAGATTTGTATCATATGCTAACTACAAGTATCAAGAACTCACTTAGAGAAAAACTCAGTATATTCTCTAAAAGTGATGCTTCAAAGGTATATAATCGTGATCTTGCACAAAGCTGGAGTTCATCAATGCAGAAAATACTCGATTGGTTGACACCACTAGCTCATAACATGATAAAATGGCATTCTGAGAGAAATTTTGAGAAGCAACAAATGGGTTCAGGAGGAAATGTCCTTTTGGTGAATACTTTACACTATGCAGATCAAGTAAAGAGTGAAGAGGCAATCACAGATCTTGTTTTGGCTCTTCATTACATTTCAAGATTTGGTAGAGAAGTTAACGATAAAGCGTTTATGGAGTCTGCGTGTGGTACAGATTGTGATGATTATATGCTTCATAACCATAAGTTAGCTTCACTTGCATTATATGACTAA
- the LOC122583677 gene encoding uncharacterized protein LOC122583677, with product MATKSSITNSVVHAASNDTSNNKNEKETTKNVVVVASDDSSPINEQNDKKATGIKNVGNVPNESTPNIVKEDEKQKKIDTSIISLDKLSLGPKKKLLVLPLGGFIVHRAHRRGLNTIPKNRRPDFSFGNFFVYKRPFCEEFLKFCFERFHVGIWSTTSEHNLLGVLNPVMGDLKSQLLFTWDHKQCTNTGFTCLGSKDKPLFLKELDGIWQKKYSNLAWCDGEYSASNTLLVTDPVKALLNPPNTAIFPQNYDPEDNEDDFLGPGGELRMFLDGLAHAKDVPTYVKDHRIGEPAITSSHSDWGYYSKIIRALGKKEMTDHKN from the exons atggCAACCAAAAGTTCTATCACCAACAGTGTTGTTCATGCTGCTTCCAATGACACTAGTAACaataaaaacgaaaaagaaACAACCAAGAATGTGGTCGTTGTTGCTTCTGATGACAGTAGTCCTATCAATGAACAAAATGATAAGAAAGCAACAGGAATCAAGAATGTTGGCAACGTGCCTAATGAGAGTACTCCTAACATCGTAAAAGAAGacgaaaaacaaaagaaaattgatACAAGTATTATTTCGTTGGATAAACTTAGTCTTGGTCCTAAAAAGAAACTACTTGTGCTTCCTCTTGGCGGATTCATTGTTCACCGAGCACATCGTAGGGGGCTAAACACCATCCCCAAAAACCGCCGTCCTGATTTCTCTTTTGGAAATTTTTTTG TATACAAAAGGCCATTTTGTGAAGAGTTTTTGAAGTTTTGCTTTGAAAGATTTCATGTTGGAATATGGTCTACTACTAGcga GCATAATTTACTAGGAGTGTTGAACCCTGTTATGGGAGATCTCAAAAGCCAGTTATTGTTCACTTGG GATCATAAACAATGCACAAATACAGGATTCACGTGTTTGGGTAGCAAAGACAAACCTTTGTTTCTGAAAGAACTTGATGGTATATGGCAGAAAAAGTACTCGAATCTTGCTTGGTGTGATGGTGAATACTCGGCATCTAACACGTTATTGGTCACTGATCCTGTGAAGGCTCTTTTAAATCCT CCAAACACCGCGATATTTCCTCAGAATTATGATCCTGAGGATAATGAAGATGATTTTTTAG GTCCAGGTGGTGAGCTACGAATGTTCTTGGATGGGCTCGCACATGCTAAGGATGTGCCAACTTATGTGAAGGATCACCGGATAGGGGAGCCTGCAATTACATCTTCTCACTCGGATTGGGGCTATTATTCGAAGATAATTCGTGCTCTCGGGAAGAAGGAAATGACTGATCATAAAAACTGA
- the LOC122581054 gene encoding leucine-rich repeat receptor-like protein kinase PXC1 — MEIFHYLFPLLIFLPHSLSLSAISDVDTDTAALSLFRSQTDTHDILLSNWTLSSITHSTACSASWRGVNCTNNRVTSLSLPSLNLRGPLDSLSSLDQLRILDLRDNRLNGSILPLVNCTNLKLVYLSGNDLSGPIPNEISLLTRLLRVDLSDNNLIGPIPETISKLTRVLTIRFQNNELTGEIPEALSALAQIKQLNLSNNDLFGRLPDNIAEKFGDNSFSGNKGLCGSSPLQACSANQPPPTVQSNPSSLPTMTNINGRTKHKGLHPGVIVAIVIANSVLVLVIVSFLVAFYCGKRASNSSSKIGSEIGKSRSSYGSENRVYANNGGGGDSDGNNKFVFFDKKKKFELEDLLRASAEMLGKGSLGTVYRAVLDDGCTVVAVKRLKDANPCGRKEFEQYMDVIGKLKHPNVVKLRAYYYAKEEKLLVYDYLPNGSLHLLLHGNRGPGRIPLDWTTRISLVLGAARGLARIHEEYKAARIPHGNVRSSNVLLDKNGNACISDFGLSLLLNPVHATIRLGGYKAPEQHETKRLSQKADVYSFGILLLEMLTGRAPSQYPSPSRVSVDEEEQTVDLPKWVRSIVRDEWTAEVFDQELLRYKNIEEELVSMLHVAMTCVAAQPEKRPTMTEVVKMIEEIRVEQSPLGEDYDESRNSMSPSVATTEG; from the exons ATGGAGATTTTCCATTACCTTTTCCCCCTCTTGATTTTCCTCCCACATTCCCTTTCCCTCTCCGCAATTTCCGACGTCGATACCGACACCGCCGCGTTATCCCTCTTTCGTTCCCAAACCGACACTCATGACATCCTTCTTTCAAACTGGACTCTCTCTTCCATTACTCATTCCACAGCTTGTTCTGCCTCATGGAGAGGCGTAAATTGCACCAACAACCGAGTCACATCACTTTCCCTTCCTTCTCTAAATCTACGTGGCCCTCTCGATTCTCTTTCGTCGTTAGATCAGCTTCGTATTCTTGATCTTCGTGATAATCGTTTAAACGGGTCAATTTTACCTCTAGTAAATTGTACTAATTTAAAACTAGTTTACCTCTCTGGTAACGATTTATCCGGGCCAATTCCAAATGAAATATCGTTGCTAACACGTTTATTACGTGTTGATTTATCTGATAACAATCTCATTGGCCCCATTCCCGAGACCATTTCAAAGTTAACTCGTGTTCTGACAATCAGATTTCAGAACAACGAGTTAACTGGTGAAATTCCAGAGGCTTTATCTGCACTTGCGCAGATAAAGCAACTGAATCTTTCAAATAATGATTTATTTGGTCGGTTACCTGACAATATTGCTGAGAAGTTTGGAGACAATAGTTTTTCAGGTAACAAGGGGTTATGCGGATCAAGCCCATTACAGGCTTGTTCCGCAAATCAACCTCCTCCAACCGTACAATCAAACCCAAGCTCATTACCTACTATGACAAATATAAATGGAAGAACAAAACATAAAGGGTTACATCCAGGTGTCATTGTCGCAATTGTGATTGCAAATTCTGTACTAGTTTTAGTCATAGTTTCATTTTTAGTAGCGTTTTATTGTGGAAAGAGAGCTAGTAACTCTAGCTCAAAAATTGGTTCTGAAATTGGGAAGAGTAGAAGTAGTTATGGGAGTGAGAATAGAGTTTACGCCAATAATGGAGGTGGTGGAGATAGTGATGGGAAtaataaatttgtgttttttgataagaaaaagaagttTGAATTGGAAGATTTGTTGAGAGCTTCGGCCGAGATGCTTGGAAAGGGTAGTTTGGGGACGGTTTATAGGGCGGTTTTGGACGATGGTTGTACCGTGGTGGCCGTGAAAAGGTTGAAGGATGCGAATCCTTGTGGGAGAAAGGAGTTTGAACAATATATGGATGTGATTGGAAAGCTTAAACATCCGAATGTTGTGAAGTTAAGAGCTTATTATTATGCTAAGGAAGAAAAGCTTCTTGTTTATGATTATTTACCTAATGGAAGCTTGCATTTACTTCTTCATG GAAATAGAGGTCCGGGAAGAATTCCGTTAGACTGGACAACAAGGATCAGTTTAGTACTAGGGGCAGCCCGTGGGCTAGCCCGTATCCACGAAGAATACAAGGCTGCAAGAATTCCTCACGGAAATGTAAGGTCATCAAATGTGCTACTAGACAAGAATGGAAATGCTTGCATTTCTGATTTCGGGTTATCTTTACTTTTGAACCCGGTTCATGCCACTATAAGACTAGGAGGGTATAAGGCACCCGAGCAACACGAAACCAAGAGACTATCTCAAAAAGCAGATGTTTACAGCTTTGGGATTTTGCTATTAGAAATGCTAACGGGCCGGGCTCCATCACAATACCCTTCACCATCTCGTGTAAGTGTTGACGAAGAGGAACAAACGGTGGACTTACCAAAATGGGTCAGGTCAATAGTGAGGGATGAGTGGACGGCTGAAGTGTTTGATCAAGAATTATTAAGGTACAAAAACATAGAGGAGGAGCTCGTCTCGATGCTTCATGTTGCAATGACTTGTGTGGCTGCACAACCCGAAAAGAGGCCAACAATGACGGAAGTCGTGAAAATGATAGAAGAGATACGGGTTGAGCAGTCACCGTTAGGAGAAGATTACGACGAGTCTCGTAATTCCATGTCCCCTTCCGTTGCCACAACCGAAGGTTGA
- the LOC122581056 gene encoding probable 3-deoxy-D-manno-octulosonic acid transferase, mitochondrial isoform X2 has translation MCVVPVIKRCVEQRPDVTVLMTTTTTSAFEVIKTLLPSDVIYQFAPVDTPAAVNSFLGYWKPYALVLVESELWPNLVLGASANGVMLALINARMSIKSLNNWSKPVVRLLTALMLSKFSLILPLSNIQAIHFQLLQAPPSVINFCGDLKLGTEELFNVSKIMRNTEDIKEKIANRCVWMASSIHKGEEEVMLGVHRALMQKHPNILAIFVPRHPNIGLEIAHDLKQKGINVALRSRSDSLTSETSIYMVDTLGELRQFYSLTPIAVIGGSFLPGLTGHNISEAAAAGCAVLTGQHVGHFSHMVMAMQRLNPLSILQVGGGMELEEILDKLLSKSEVLEARRMAAKQAFHALSSGVIENVWTLLQHHIFRNAIIR, from the exons ATGTGTGTGGTTCCTGTGATTAAGCGGTGTGTTGAACAAAGACCTGATGTTACTGTTTTAATGACTACAACTACTACTTCTGCATT TGAAGTAATAAAGACTTTGCTTCCTAGTGATGTCATATATCAG TTTGCTCCAGTTGATACACCTGCAGCTGTGAATTCTTTTCTTGGATATTGGAAGCCATATGCTCTTGTGTTAGTAGAGAGTGAACTATGGCCAAATCTTGTTCTTGGTGCCTCAGCAAACGGT GTTATGCTAGCATTAATAAATGCACGAATGtcaataaaatcattaaacaaTTGGTCAAAACCAGTAGTTCGGTTGCTTACTGCGCTGATGCTTTCCAAATTTTCATTGATACTCCCGTTG AGTAATATTCAGGCAATTCATTTTCAGCTGCTACAAGCCCCACCATCTGTCATTAACTTCTGTGGTGACTTAAAACTTG GTACTGAAGAGTTGTTCAATGTAAGCAAAATTATGAGAAATACAGaagatataaaagaaaaaattgcaAATAGATGTGTTTGGATGGCTTCATCAATACATAAGGGTGAAGAAGAAG TAATGTTAGGTGTTCACAGAGCCTTAATGCAAAAGCACCCCAATATCCTTGCTATCTTTGTGCCCCGTCATCCAAATATCGGGCTGGAGATTGCTCAT GACTTGAAGCAAAAAGGGATTAATGTGGCTCTGAGATCCCGCAGCGATTCACTCACATCTGAAACAAGCATATATATGGTGGATACATTAG GTGAATTGAGGCAATTTTACAGTCTGACACCTATAGCTGTAATTGGAGGCTCATTTTTACCTGGTTTAACTGGCCATAATATTTCTGAGGCTGCTGCTGCTGGCTGTGCTGTTCTGACTG GTCAACATGTTGGTCACTTCTCACATATGGTCATGGCAATGCAGCGATTGAATCCTTTATCTATATTGCAG GTAGGTGGAGGTATGGAACTTGAAGAGATTTTGGACAAGCTCCTCAGTAAATCTGAAGTTCTGGAAGCACGACGCATGGCTGCAAAACAGGCATTTCATGCTCTGTCGAGTGGGGTTATCGAAAATGTTTGGACCCTTCTTCAACACCATATATTTAGAAATGCTATCATCAGATGA
- the LOC122581056 gene encoding probable 3-deoxy-D-manno-octulosonic acid transferase, mitochondrial isoform X1: MGEVIYNIYKAVTYTLSPFINFHIRFRKFRGLEHPLRWPERLGRPSLPRPPGRLIWFHAVSLGEGMCVVPVIKRCVEQRPDVTVLMTTTTTSAFEVIKTLLPSDVIYQFAPVDTPAAVNSFLGYWKPYALVLVESELWPNLVLGASANGVMLALINARMSIKSLNNWSKPVVRLLTALMLSKFSLILPLSNIQAIHFQLLQAPPSVINFCGDLKLGTEELFNVSKIMRNTEDIKEKIANRCVWMASSIHKGEEEVMLGVHRALMQKHPNILAIFVPRHPNIGLEIAHDLKQKGINVALRSRSDSLTSETSIYMVDTLGELRQFYSLTPIAVIGGSFLPGLTGHNISEAAAAGCAVLTGQHVGHFSHMVMAMQRLNPLSILQVGGGMELEEILDKLLSKSEVLEARRMAAKQAFHALSSGVIENVWTLLQHHIFRNAIIR, translated from the exons atgggTGAAGTGATATACAACATATACAAAGCAGTTACATATACACTCTCACCATTCATCAATTTCCATATCCGCTTCCGCAAATTCCGGGGCCTTGAACATCCTCTGCGGTGGCCGGAGCGTCTCGGCCGGCCGTCTCTTCCTCGACCACCTGGCCGTCTTATTTGGTTCCACGCTGTTTCCTTag GTGAAGGAATGTGTGTGGTTCCTGTGATTAAGCGGTGTGTTGAACAAAGACCTGATGTTACTGTTTTAATGACTACAACTACTACTTCTGCATT TGAAGTAATAAAGACTTTGCTTCCTAGTGATGTCATATATCAG TTTGCTCCAGTTGATACACCTGCAGCTGTGAATTCTTTTCTTGGATATTGGAAGCCATATGCTCTTGTGTTAGTAGAGAGTGAACTATGGCCAAATCTTGTTCTTGGTGCCTCAGCAAACGGT GTTATGCTAGCATTAATAAATGCACGAATGtcaataaaatcattaaacaaTTGGTCAAAACCAGTAGTTCGGTTGCTTACTGCGCTGATGCTTTCCAAATTTTCATTGATACTCCCGTTG AGTAATATTCAGGCAATTCATTTTCAGCTGCTACAAGCCCCACCATCTGTCATTAACTTCTGTGGTGACTTAAAACTTG GTACTGAAGAGTTGTTCAATGTAAGCAAAATTATGAGAAATACAGaagatataaaagaaaaaattgcaAATAGATGTGTTTGGATGGCTTCATCAATACATAAGGGTGAAGAAGAAG TAATGTTAGGTGTTCACAGAGCCTTAATGCAAAAGCACCCCAATATCCTTGCTATCTTTGTGCCCCGTCATCCAAATATCGGGCTGGAGATTGCTCAT GACTTGAAGCAAAAAGGGATTAATGTGGCTCTGAGATCCCGCAGCGATTCACTCACATCTGAAACAAGCATATATATGGTGGATACATTAG GTGAATTGAGGCAATTTTACAGTCTGACACCTATAGCTGTAATTGGAGGCTCATTTTTACCTGGTTTAACTGGCCATAATATTTCTGAGGCTGCTGCTGCTGGCTGTGCTGTTCTGACTG GTCAACATGTTGGTCACTTCTCACATATGGTCATGGCAATGCAGCGATTGAATCCTTTATCTATATTGCAG GTAGGTGGAGGTATGGAACTTGAAGAGATTTTGGACAAGCTCCTCAGTAAATCTGAAGTTCTGGAAGCACGACGCATGGCTGCAAAACAGGCATTTCATGCTCTGTCGAGTGGGGTTATCGAAAATGTTTGGACCCTTCTTCAACACCATATATTTAGAAATGCTATCATCAGATGA